A DNA window from Vicinamibacterales bacterium contains the following coding sequences:
- a CDS encoding serine hydrolase, with amino-acid sequence MLRHSRSSVGPVRAGVVWLAALVGTAVLAAQPATPTRPHHPDIKYQSPTSLGAASYAKILCSAVFVSGRDVEEARKNSAYFLMAAPDRELPVTVDVDRTAKRVRATVKGITRTAAFYGDQGCVIHPEGGDGIHFTPVPVRTTLPDAASQPWPMGDAPAVAPWPAGLDRTRMQAAVDLAFSDPEGLTAAMVVVHQGQIVGERYMPGITKDTQLESWSMGKSLNATLAALEIQRGSFGLDDPAPVPAWRRPGDPRGAIRVRDVMQMSSGLSFTGQDDRHLDPRTQYHDHFFIYAGAVDAYHYAISSPVEFAPGVVGRYRNCDPMTLGFLVRQAVEGRGEAYLTYPQRALFDRIGIRRQVLETDPWGNFLISGYDYGTARNWARIGMLYLQDGLWNGQRLLPEGWTTFVSTPAPAWARKEYGGQFWVNGEGQWNLPRDAYFASGAGGQHTFVVPSHDLVVVRMGHQRGAPAGTKTLNQALGAIVAAIDASR; translated from the coding sequence ATGCTACGCCATTCCAGGTCATCCGTGGGGCCCGTTCGTGCCGGTGTGGTCTGGCTCGCCGCGCTGGTCGGAACCGCGGTCCTTGCCGCGCAGCCCGCGACGCCGACGCGCCCGCATCACCCGGACATCAAGTACCAGAGTCCTACGAGCCTGGGCGCGGCCAGCTACGCCAAGATCCTCTGCTCCGCGGTCTTCGTGAGCGGCCGCGACGTGGAGGAGGCGCGGAAGAACAGCGCCTACTTCCTGATGGCCGCGCCGGACCGCGAACTGCCGGTCACCGTGGACGTGGATCGCACGGCCAAACGGGTGCGCGCCACCGTGAAGGGCATCACGCGGACCGCCGCGTTCTACGGCGACCAGGGCTGCGTCATCCACCCGGAAGGCGGGGACGGCATCCACTTCACCCCGGTGCCCGTCCGGACCACGTTGCCCGATGCCGCATCCCAGCCCTGGCCGATGGGCGACGCCCCGGCCGTCGCGCCGTGGCCGGCCGGACTCGACAGGACCCGCATGCAGGCCGCCGTCGATCTGGCCTTCTCGGATCCCGAGGGCCTCACGGCGGCGATGGTCGTCGTGCACCAGGGGCAGATCGTAGGCGAGCGCTACATGCCCGGCATCACGAAGGACACGCAGCTCGAGAGCTGGTCGATGGGCAAGAGCCTCAACGCCACGCTCGCGGCGCTCGAGATCCAGCGGGGCTCGTTCGGCCTCGACGATCCGGCGCCCGTTCCGGCGTGGCGCCGGCCCGGTGATCCCCGGGGCGCCATCCGCGTGCGCGACGTGATGCAGATGTCCAGCGGGCTCAGCTTCACCGGGCAGGACGACCGGCACCTGGATCCGCGGACGCAGTACCACGACCACTTCTTCATCTACGCGGGCGCCGTCGACGCCTACCACTACGCCATCTCGTCGCCGGTGGAGTTCGCGCCCGGCGTCGTCGGACGCTACAGGAACTGCGATCCGATGACGCTCGGCTTCCTCGTGCGGCAGGCCGTGGAAGGGCGGGGCGAGGCGTATCTCACCTACCCGCAGCGTGCGCTGTTCGATCGGATCGGCATCCGGCGCCAGGTGCTGGAGACCGACCCGTGGGGGAACTTCCTCATCAGCGGCTACGACTACGGCACGGCCAGGAACTGGGCGCGGATCGGGATGCTGTACCTGCAGGACGGCCTGTGGAACGGCCAGCGGCTGCTGCCCGAGGGCTGGACCACCTTCGTCTCGACGCCGGCGCCGGCGTGGGCCCGCAAGGAGTACGGCGGCCAGTTCTGGGTGAACGGCGAAGGCCAGTGGAACCTGCCGCGCGACGCCTATTTCGCGTCCGGCGCCGGCGGCCAGCACACCTTCGTCGTCCCGTCGCACGACCTGGTGGTCGTGCGCATGGGCCACCAGCGCGGCGCGCCGGCCGGCACGAAGACGCTCAACCAGGCGCTGGGCGCCATCGTCGCCGCGATCGACGCGTCGCGGTAG
- a CDS encoding ATP-binding cassette domain-containing protein: protein MPEPLLELLEATVVKDGRPVLDRVSLTIREGEHTAILGPNGAGKSVLVGLLTHHERAVPHDDGRPAVRVLGEARWDVGTLRRRLGIISSALHHRLVAGNSEGPMTARTAVVSAFLASHGILRYGAVTDEMQARALTALDEVGAVHLADRYLHQMSGGEARRVLLARVMVTEPRVLVLDEPTTGLDLAARHDFMERVRHVTHEGTTLVLVTHHTEEIVPEVGRVIFLRDGRIAGDGPTERMLAPDPLRQLFGTPVVVDRAGPYAYARPAGAAAARP from the coding sequence GTGCCGGAGCCGCTGCTCGAACTGCTGGAGGCCACGGTGGTCAAGGACGGCCGCCCCGTGCTGGACCGCGTGTCGCTCACCATCCGCGAAGGCGAGCACACGGCGATCCTCGGGCCGAACGGCGCCGGCAAGTCGGTGCTGGTCGGCCTGCTGACGCACCACGAGCGCGCCGTCCCGCACGACGACGGCCGGCCCGCGGTCCGCGTCCTCGGCGAAGCGCGGTGGGACGTCGGCACGCTGCGCCGGCGCCTGGGCATCATCTCCTCCGCCCTGCACCATCGCCTGGTCGCCGGCAACAGCGAGGGCCCCATGACGGCCCGGACCGCCGTCGTCTCCGCGTTCCTGGCCTCGCACGGGATTCTCCGCTACGGCGCCGTCACCGACGAGATGCAGGCGCGAGCCCTGACGGCCCTGGACGAGGTGGGCGCCGTTCACCTGGCGGATCGCTACCTGCATCAGATGTCGGGCGGCGAGGCGCGCCGCGTGCTCCTGGCGCGCGTGATGGTGACCGAACCACGCGTGCTCGTCCTGGACGAGCCGACCACCGGGCTCGACCTGGCCGCCCGCCACGATTTCATGGAGCGCGTCCGCCACGTGACCCACGAGGGCACGACGCTCGTGCTCGTGACCCACCACACCGAGGAGATCGTCCCCGAGGTCGGCCGGGTGATCTTCCTGCGGGACGGCCGGATCGCCGGCGACGGCCCGACGGAGCGGATGCTCGCCCCCGACCCGCTCCGGCAGCTCTTCGGGACACCCGTCGTCGTGGACCGCGCCGGACCGTACGCCTACGCGCGGCCCGCCGGCGCGGCGGCGGCTCGACCGTGA
- a CDS encoding tetratricopeptide repeat protein — MPRAESAAAGPPSATGQALAVFATALAVRLLHLWQMQGSPYFATLLGDARGYDAWARRLAAGDWIGTDVFYQAPLYPYFLGVVYALGGDAGTARLVQAALGALSAALVCVAVARLVSPRAGLAAGLILALYAPAIFFDGLLQKSTLDVLFVAVLMAATAVLLTGGGGRRGWWVLLGATLGALSLTRENALVLVVVVAVWAWRWAPVGRLGRRAALASLALGLVLLLGPVLARNYTVGGGLYLTTSQFGPNFYIGNHAGADGSYQSLRFGRGSPEFERADATDLAERAEGRALTPGEVSAYWTGRAVDFITRQPLAWLRLMARKTALLVNAREAIDTESLEAHAEWSWPLKVLGPVTHFGVLVPLALVGMVAAWGARGRLAIWYAVAAALAASTVAFYVFARYRYPLVPLLAALAGAALADVRGLAARCPTGRLAATAAAAAALAAVSFLPLLPVDQSRAIAETNLGSAFYDDGRLEDAIARYRRAIEIAPGYAPAYNNLGVALRASGRTDEALAVYREGLTRNDDYPDLHYNLANALLAVNRSAEAAEHLRKAAAGRPDSAGAHNNLGLALAEQGKMAEAAAEFAGAVALDPKSPEAHRNLGKALAAVGRIDEAFAHLTEATTVAPADADAFYDLGAFLLEHDRNAEAARALTAAVQARPGYAEAHNNLGIALGSLGQFDRAIAQFEEALRLQPDFADAANNLAIARRAARVR; from the coding sequence GTGCCCCGCGCCGAGTCCGCGGCCGCCGGCCCGCCCTCGGCCACGGGGCAGGCACTCGCCGTCTTCGCCACGGCGCTGGCCGTGCGGCTGCTCCACCTGTGGCAGATGCAGGGCTCGCCGTACTTCGCCACGCTGCTGGGCGACGCCCGGGGCTACGACGCATGGGCGAGACGGCTGGCGGCCGGCGACTGGATCGGCACGGACGTCTTCTACCAGGCGCCCCTGTACCCCTACTTCCTCGGCGTCGTGTACGCCCTGGGCGGCGACGCCGGCACCGCGCGGCTCGTGCAGGCGGCGCTCGGCGCGCTGTCGGCGGCCCTGGTCTGTGTGGCGGTCGCGCGGCTCGTGTCCCCGCGCGCCGGGCTGGCCGCCGGCCTCATCCTGGCGCTGTACGCGCCGGCCATCTTCTTCGACGGCCTGCTGCAGAAGTCCACGCTCGACGTGCTCTTCGTGGCCGTGCTCATGGCGGCGACGGCCGTCCTGCTCACGGGCGGCGGCGGCCGGCGCGGGTGGTGGGTGCTGCTCGGCGCGACCTTGGGCGCGCTGTCGCTCACGCGCGAGAACGCCCTCGTGCTGGTCGTCGTGGTGGCCGTGTGGGCGTGGCGATGGGCGCCGGTCGGGCGCCTCGGGCGGCGTGCCGCGCTCGCATCGCTGGCGCTCGGGCTCGTGCTGCTGCTGGGTCCGGTGCTGGCCAGGAACTACACCGTGGGCGGCGGCCTGTATCTCACGACCTCGCAGTTCGGGCCGAACTTCTATATCGGCAACCACGCCGGAGCCGACGGCTCGTACCAGTCGCTGCGCTTCGGACGCGGCTCCCCGGAGTTCGAGCGGGCCGACGCCACCGACCTGGCCGAGCGCGCCGAGGGACGCGCGCTCACGCCGGGCGAGGTGTCGGCGTACTGGACCGGCCGTGCCGTGGACTTCATCACGCGCCAGCCGCTGGCGTGGCTGCGCCTGATGGCTCGGAAGACCGCCCTGCTCGTGAACGCCCGCGAGGCGATCGACACCGAGAGTCTCGAAGCGCATGCGGAGTGGTCGTGGCCGCTGAAGGTGCTGGGGCCGGTGACGCACTTCGGGGTGCTCGTGCCGCTGGCCCTCGTCGGGATGGTGGCGGCCTGGGGCGCCCGCGGGCGCCTCGCGATCTGGTACGCCGTCGCCGCCGCGCTGGCCGCCTCCACGGTGGCGTTCTACGTGTTCGCGCGCTACCGCTATCCGCTCGTGCCGCTGCTGGCGGCCCTGGCGGGCGCCGCGCTGGCCGATGTGCGGGGCTTGGCCGCCCGGTGCCCCACGGGGCGCCTGGCCGCCACGGCGGCCGCGGCCGCCGCGCTGGCGGCGGTCTCGTTCCTGCCGCTCCTGCCCGTCGACCAGAGCCGGGCGATCGCCGAGACGAACCTCGGCTCGGCCTTCTACGACGACGGCCGGCTCGAGGACGCCATCGCCCGCTATCGACGGGCGATCGAGATCGCGCCGGGCTACGCGCCCGCCTACAACAACCTCGGCGTCGCGCTCAGGGCGAGCGGGCGTACCGACGAGGCGCTCGCCGTGTACCGCGAGGGGCTCACCCGGAACGACGACTACCCCGACCTCCACTACAACCTGGCCAACGCGCTCCTGGCCGTGAACCGGTCGGCCGAGGCCGCCGAACACCTCAGGAAAGCCGCCGCCGGCCGGCCCGACTCGGCCGGCGCGCACAACAACCTTGGGCTCGCCCTGGCCGAGCAGGGGAAGATGGCCGAGGCCGCGGCGGAGTTCGCGGGGGCCGTGGCGCTCGATCCGAAGTCACCGGAGGCGCACCGCAATCTGGGCAAGGCGCTGGCCGCCGTGGGGCGCATCGACGAGGCCTTCGCGCACCTCACCGAGGCGACCACGGTCGCGCCCGCCGACGCCGACGCCTTCTACGATCTCGGCGCCTTCCTGCTCGAACACGACAGGAACGCCGAGGCCGCACGCGCGCTCACGGCGGCGGTGCAAGCGCGTCCAGGCTACGCCGAGGCGCACAACAACCTCGGCATCGCGCTCGGGTCGCTCGGGCAGTTCGATCGCGCGATCGCCCAGTTCGAAGAAGCGCTCCGCCTGCAGCCGGACTTCGCCGACGCGGCGAACAACCTCGCCATCGCCCGCCGGGCCGCGCGCGTGCGCTGA
- a CDS encoding TIR domain-containing protein → MVAFSCPACGAIVRGAVELRALAAGADGTRLTYAWSADGGVLSASDSPTVVWTPTMTGTFNVSVTVRDQQGGSTTSTQAITAVLAPRSERRAQPAATASPIAPIGERPGTAPDVTPPTGTPTGPVGSPGPPGPTGSTGLPGGAPSEGPVTPPGPPPGGLAADALSFQWALLFIGLLLVLVIVGAAFAVPEPTSFQLLVFRTTLALGAATFVVAIPGFVGASSNVMSAGSVTSGLGVFLLVYGYNPLGRLRAEASGPAPPPAPQPLAAFTATPPAPAPPGAAGGASPGAASIFISYRRHETTAVVGRLDEHLRARFGDHAVFKDANDIMPGRRFKDVITEALQKCRVVIAVIGPDWETMHDEHDRRKLDDPRDFVVLEIGTALMRQLPVVPLLVDRDTLPAADLLPAAIADLRDYQALPLRPDPDFDRDVDRLIEAIETLMASPPAAT, encoded by the coding sequence GTGGTCGCGTTCAGTTGTCCGGCCTGCGGCGCGATCGTGCGCGGCGCCGTCGAGCTGCGCGCGTTGGCGGCGGGTGCCGACGGCACCCGATTGACGTACGCGTGGAGCGCCGACGGCGGCGTCTTGAGCGCCAGCGACTCGCCGACCGTCGTCTGGACGCCGACGATGACCGGCACGTTCAACGTGTCGGTCACCGTGCGTGATCAGCAGGGAGGCTCCACGACCTCGACGCAAGCGATCACGGCCGTCCTGGCCCCTCGGTCCGAGCGTCGAGCGCAACCCGCGGCGACGGCTTCCCCCATCGCGCCGATCGGCGAGCGCCCGGGCACCGCGCCCGATGTGACGCCCCCGACGGGAACACCGACTGGTCCTGTGGGGTCCCCGGGCCCGCCCGGGCCCACCGGATCGACGGGCCTGCCGGGCGGCGCGCCCTCGGAAGGTCCGGTCACCCCGCCTGGGCCGCCGCCGGGGGGCCTCGCGGCAGACGCGCTGTCGTTCCAGTGGGCGCTGCTCTTCATCGGCCTGTTGCTGGTGCTGGTCATCGTCGGTGCGGCGTTCGCGGTACCGGAACCGACGTCGTTCCAGCTGCTCGTCTTCCGCACGACGCTGGCGCTGGGCGCCGCCACGTTCGTGGTGGCCATCCCGGGATTCGTCGGGGCGTCATCGAACGTGATGAGCGCGGGCTCGGTGACGAGCGGCCTCGGCGTGTTCCTCCTCGTCTATGGGTACAACCCGCTTGGCCGGCTGCGGGCCGAGGCGTCGGGTCCCGCGCCGCCGCCGGCGCCACAGCCGCTCGCCGCGTTCACGGCGACGCCGCCCGCACCTGCGCCACCGGGCGCGGCCGGAGGCGCGTCGCCGGGCGCGGCCAGCATCTTCATCTCCTACCGCCGGCACGAGACGACCGCCGTCGTCGGCCGCCTCGACGAGCACCTGCGCGCGCGTTTCGGTGATCACGCGGTGTTCAAGGACGCCAACGACATCATGCCGGGCCGTCGCTTCAAGGACGTGATCACCGAGGCCCTGCAGAAGTGCCGCGTGGTCATCGCCGTGATCGGACCGGACTGGGAGACCATGCACGACGAGCACGATCGCCGGAAGCTCGACGACCCGCGCGACTTCGTCGTGCTCGAGATCGGCACCGCGCTCATGCGCCAGCTGCCCGTCGTGCCGCTGCTGGTCGATCGCGACACGCTTCCGGCGGCCGATCTCCTGCCGGCGGCCATCGCGGACCTGCGCGACTACCAGGCGCTCCCACTTCGCCCCGATCCCGATTTCGACCGCGACGTCGATCGGCTGATCGAGGCGATCGAGACGCTCATGGCGTCGCCGCCCGCGGCCACGTGA
- a CDS encoding SgcJ/EcaC family oxidoreductase gives MTLAPIGRGRTLAWLALTVAAVLTTSAAEAGADQGRRADDEAAVRAVVDRYVDARALRDPEAVEALFTADADQFTTSGEWRRGRAAIVAGTARSSAQNPGTRRIRVEATRFVTDDVAIVDGPYEIAAPGDTTPARRMWTSIVVVRTARGWRISAIRNMVPAGTMPVP, from the coding sequence GTGACGCTCGCCCCGATCGGCCGAGGGAGGACTCTTGCGTGGCTGGCGCTGACGGTCGCGGCGGTGCTGACGACGTCCGCGGCGGAGGCCGGCGCTGACCAGGGCCGACGCGCCGACGACGAGGCGGCCGTCCGCGCGGTGGTGGACCGCTATGTCGACGCCCGGGCGCTCCGGGATCCAGAGGCCGTCGAGGCCCTCTTCACCGCCGACGCCGACCAGTTCACGACGTCGGGCGAGTGGCGCCGCGGCCGCGCGGCCATCGTCGCCGGCACCGCGCGGTCGTCGGCGCAGAACCCCGGTACGCGCCGCATCCGCGTCGAGGCCACGCGCTTCGTGACCGACGACGTGGCCATCGTCGACGGGCCGTATGAGATCGCGGCGCCGGGCGACACCACGCCGGCGCGCCGGATGTGGACATCCATCGTCGTCGTCAGGACCGCGCGAGGCTGGCGGATCAGCGCCATCCGCAACATGGTGCCTGCCGGCACGATGCCGGTCCCCTGA
- a CDS encoding DUF3014 domain-containing protein produces MSSLDDLPLDTGQEGEAVAGPSEPPPSYGPRVAAAGVAILLVAAVAAWFYLGRTAAPPASTVAGPAAAPPAAAVDTPAAPAAAPLPPLGEMDPVVRGLFATLGSEPELVKWLATDDLVGSIATAIDKLSQGQSPSRDLAALLPSGHFATVRRRDVTNVDPRSFARYDALARAAASIDSAKLATIYATLKPRIAEAYAAQGHPDGGLDQALARAVGVIVSTPDVPADAALVPGVGGFDYANPAYERLPPAQKHLLRMGPDNVRAVRDAVRRFAEAAGVVPATD; encoded by the coding sequence ATGTCCTCACTCGACGATCTCCCGCTCGACACCGGGCAGGAGGGCGAGGCCGTGGCCGGCCCCTCCGAACCACCGCCGTCGTACGGTCCGAGAGTCGCGGCCGCCGGCGTGGCGATCCTGCTCGTGGCCGCCGTCGCCGCGTGGTTCTATCTCGGGCGGACGGCCGCCCCTCCCGCGTCGACCGTCGCTGGCCCTGCGGCCGCGCCACCAGCCGCCGCGGTCGACACTCCGGCGGCGCCCGCCGCCGCGCCGCTCCCACCGCTTGGCGAGATGGACCCGGTGGTCCGGGGCCTCTTCGCCACGCTCGGGTCCGAGCCCGAGCTGGTGAAGTGGCTGGCCACCGACGACCTCGTCGGATCCATCGCCACCGCCATCGACAAGCTGTCACAAGGCCAGTCGCCGTCACGGGACCTCGCGGCGCTGCTGCCCTCGGGACACTTCGCCACCGTCCGCCGCCGGGACGTCACCAACGTGGATCCCCGGAGCTTCGCGCGCTACGACGCGCTCGCGCGCGCCGCCGCCTCCATCGACTCGGCGAAGCTCGCCACGATTTATGCGACGCTGAAGCCGCGCATCGCCGAAGCATACGCGGCGCAGGGCCATCCCGACGGCGGGCTCGACCAGGCGCTGGCACGGGCGGTAGGCGTCATCGTGTCCACCCCGGACGTCCCGGCCGACGCGGCGCTCGTGCCCGGCGTGGGCGGGTTCGACTACGCCAACCCCGCCTACGAGCGCCTGCCGCCCGCGCAGAAACACCTCCTGCGCATGGGACCGGACAACGTGCGCGCCGTGCGGGATGCCGTGCGGCGGTTCGCCGAGGCCGCCGGCGTCGTGCCCGCCACCGACTGA
- a CDS encoding N-acetylmuramoyl-L-alanine amidase, with amino-acid sequence MPPRSGRAAAAVLVLAAACLVEAKPGGHPRRRPVDAVIVHSLGGPDCADGRRFYRTIEGDAASWLATFNRLPIVSIHYVIDRDGVVAAGVPESVAATHATGWNQRSIGIELVNNGDGVDPFPAAQVRALVTLVRGILARHPDVTPARILRHSDVDRSTFPARTFGSACTAFRRKEDPGEAFPWEAFKAALAAPLP; translated from the coding sequence ATGCCCCCGCGTTCCGGGCGTGCCGCCGCGGCCGTGCTCGTGCTGGCGGCCGCCTGTCTCGTCGAGGCCAAGCCCGGGGGACATCCGCGCCGGCGGCCAGTCGATGCCGTGATCGTGCACTCCCTCGGCGGGCCGGACTGCGCCGACGGGCGGCGGTTCTACCGGACGATCGAGGGCGATGCGGCGTCCTGGCTGGCGACGTTCAACCGGCTGCCCATCGTGAGCATCCACTACGTGATCGACCGCGACGGCGTGGTGGCGGCCGGCGTGCCCGAGTCGGTGGCGGCCACGCACGCCACCGGCTGGAACCAGCGCTCCATCGGCATCGAACTCGTCAACAACGGCGACGGCGTGGATCCGTTTCCGGCGGCGCAGGTCCGGGCGCTCGTGACGCTCGTGCGCGGGATTCTCGCGCGCCATCCGGATGTGACTCCCGCGCGCATCCTCCGGCACTCCGACGTCGACCGTTCGACGTTCCCGGCACGGACGTTCGGCAGTGCGTGCACGGCGTTCCGCCGCAAGGAGGACCCCGGCGAGGCCTTTCCGTGGGAGGCGTTCAAGGCCGCGCTGGCCGCGCCGTTGCCCTGA
- a CDS encoding YbaN family protein — translation MERTTPAQPQPVSWIRDPRRWAFAGVGLASVGLGWVGVFVPGMPTTIFLIIASYCFTRSCPWLEDRLLRIPLFAPYMKVLDEGRGMSRQAVRTALVSMWSSVGVSLAILFAAGRLRPWVAGLIVLAALAGTGMILLYGRKPLAAAVAVPGARPTPPPAG, via the coding sequence ATGGAGCGGACCACTCCGGCCCAGCCACAGCCCGTGTCGTGGATCCGCGATCCGCGGCGATGGGCGTTTGCCGGCGTGGGTCTGGCGTCGGTAGGGCTGGGCTGGGTGGGGGTCTTCGTCCCGGGCATGCCGACGACGATCTTCCTGATCATCGCCTCGTACTGCTTCACCAGAAGTTGTCCGTGGCTGGAGGATCGGCTGCTGCGCATTCCCCTCTTCGCGCCGTACATGAAGGTGCTCGACGAGGGGCGCGGGATGTCGCGCCAGGCCGTGCGCACGGCGCTGGTCTCCATGTGGTCGTCGGTCGGCGTGAGCCTCGCGATCCTCTTCGCGGCCGGCCGCCTTCGCCCCTGGGTCGCCGGGCTCATCGTGCTCGCGGCCCTGGCCGGCACGGGCATGATCCTGCTCTACGGCCGCAAGCCACTCGCGGCGGCCGTTGCCGTTCCCGGCGCTCGTCCCACCCCGCCTCCGGCCGGCTGA
- a CDS encoding RidA family protein, with the protein MTPVARLTFGLTFVAVLAGVALATVGPSAQGGRSVIQRLNPPGLSTPTGYTHVVSARGGRTIYVSGQVALDAKGQLVGRGDLSAQAAQVFANLETALTAAGATFDDVVKTNYYMLDAAHVQVVRDIRSRYFTRELPASTLVQVGRLANPDFLLEIEVIAVVPE; encoded by the coding sequence ATGACACCCGTTGCCCGTCTCACCTTCGGTCTCACGTTTGTCGCCGTGCTCGCCGGCGTGGCCCTGGCCACCGTCGGCCCGTCGGCCCAGGGAGGTCGCTCCGTGATTCAACGGCTGAACCCGCCGGGACTCTCCACGCCCACCGGCTACACCCACGTCGTGAGCGCCCGTGGCGGGCGCACCATCTATGTGTCCGGCCAGGTCGCGCTCGACGCCAAGGGCCAGCTCGTCGGGCGCGGGGATCTCAGCGCCCAGGCCGCGCAGGTGTTCGCGAACCTGGAGACGGCGCTCACGGCCGCCGGCGCCACCTTCGACGACGTGGTGAAGACGAACTACTACATGCTCGACGCGGCCCACGTGCAGGTCGTGCGGGACATCCGCTCGCGCTACTTCACGCGCGAACTGCCCGCGAGCACGCTGGTCCAGGTGGGCCGCCTGGCGAACCCCGACTTCCTGCTGGAGATCGAGGTCATCGCCGTCGTCCCGGAGTGA